The following proteins are co-located in the Leptospira sp. GIMC2001 genome:
- the gltB gene encoding glutamate synthase large subunit: protein MDPRHSLPALPPLGPQPQGLYDPALDKDSCGVGFIANIKGRKSRTIVDKGLRLMCNLEHRGAEGADPKTGDGAGIMIQVPDKFFRGVVPFQLPPEGDYGVGVLFLPQDEEIREAIENIIEKVIIDEGEHFLGFREMPINKEYSGVVASKTIPVFKNVFIGKNKKIKSSDEFERKLFLIRRIIDRRVRAEYKLDRSQYYVPSFSSRTIVYKGMLLGNQVKPFYEDLNSPDIESAMCLTHTRFSTNTFPTWDLAHPYRLIAHNGEINTLRGNINWMQARQMVMESPLYGEELKRMLPIVMEGQSDTATFDTVLELLFLAGRSLPHAVMMMIPEAWSKNKDMDPDKRAFYEYHACLMEPWDGPAAIAFSDGRIIGATLDRNGLRPARYIVTKDDDIIMSSEAGVLNTPPEDVVVSDRLRPGRMLLIDMEKGQILDDEEIKKQISTQKPYKKWVDENLIRLSELPATNSATNPNHDTILERQRAFGYTNEEVFTALKPMAINGEEAIGSMGEDTALPVLSDKPQSLFKYFKQSFAQVTNPPIDPIREELVMELTTYIGPEKNLLDESPEHCRRLELEHPILSNDDFEKIKHIKEGQLKSFTIEILFDPNKKHDMRNSLEKACNKAADAVRDGHNMIILSDRGHNKDKAAIPSLLAVSGMHHYLIRAGLRTKTGIVIESGEPREVSHFALLCGYGANAINPYLAFETLADLVKEGVMPEVDFKTAKKNYIKSIGKGLFKIFSKMGISTLQSYCGAQIFEAVGLDSELVNNYFTGTATRIEGLSSEMLEEETVRRHKNAYDSTFFPGNLEPGGFHYYRRNGDAHLYNPLTVHKLQEATKHNDYKVFKEYSNLIDDQNEKLITLRSLFKLDTAHSKPIPIEEVESTKEIVKRFQTGAMSFGSISWEAHTTLAIAMNRIGAKSNTGEGGEDPIRFKTLPNGDSMRSSIKQVASGRFGVTADYLVNADDIQIKMAQGAKPGEGGQLPGHKVDKYIGQLRYSTPGVTLISPPPHHDIYSIEDLKQLIFDLKNTNPRARVSVKLVSEVGVGTVAAGVAKAKADHILIAGHEGGTGASPVSSIHYAGTPWEIGLSETHQTLVANGLRDRVYLAVDGKIMTGKDVIIGALLGAEEFGFATSALVTMGCIMMRKCHLNTCPVGVATQDEFLRSKFLGKPEYVVNFMFFIAQEVREYMAALGFKTFKDMIGHVEKIKFNRPHHHWKARGLDFSKVLHKPVPNFPTEFHRTKEQNHGLAAQIDNEMIRKSLAAIDHKQSVRFPMELTNLNRTVGAMLSGEVAKKYGTEGLPEDTIQVDFTGTAGQSLGAFLSKGITFRMVGEANDYVGKGLCGGKIIINPSTKVTFDPSQNIVIGNTCFYGATSGQAFIHGIAGERFGVRNSGAEVVVEGVGDHGCEYMTGGRMIVLGKTGRNFAAGMSGGIAYIWDLDQAFKTRVNPEMVDLDPLVEDAEINYVKSMIQQQFDYTQSPRAKAILDNWKENVSKFIKVIPRDYKKALLNAQNELNESNGKQNSKEGVTANG from the coding sequence ATGGATCCAAGACATTCTTTACCTGCATTGCCTCCATTAGGCCCACAGCCGCAAGGCCTGTATGACCCCGCCCTCGACAAAGATTCCTGTGGTGTTGGATTTATCGCAAATATCAAAGGGAGAAAATCCCGCACTATTGTAGACAAGGGCTTGCGTCTCATGTGCAATTTAGAACATCGTGGTGCCGAAGGTGCCGATCCCAAAACGGGAGACGGTGCGGGAATCATGATTCAGGTTCCTGATAAATTCTTTCGAGGTGTCGTGCCTTTTCAACTTCCACCAGAGGGAGATTATGGCGTCGGAGTTTTGTTTTTACCACAAGACGAAGAAATTCGCGAAGCAATAGAAAATATTATCGAGAAAGTAATTATTGATGAGGGCGAGCATTTTCTCGGATTTAGAGAGATGCCAATTAACAAAGAATATTCGGGAGTTGTTGCATCCAAGACCATTCCTGTTTTTAAGAATGTTTTCATTGGCAAAAACAAGAAAATCAAATCTTCCGATGAATTCGAACGTAAACTGTTCCTGATTCGTAGAATTATTGATAGGCGAGTTCGAGCAGAATACAAACTCGACCGTAGCCAATACTATGTTCCTAGTTTTTCAAGCAGAACAATCGTATACAAAGGTATGCTACTTGGTAATCAAGTAAAACCTTTTTATGAGGACTTGAATTCACCAGATATTGAATCAGCGATGTGCTTGACTCATACAAGATTTTCTACTAATACTTTTCCGACTTGGGATCTTGCCCATCCATACAGATTGATCGCGCATAACGGTGAGATCAATACTCTACGTGGCAATATCAATTGGATGCAAGCAAGGCAAATGGTTATGGAATCTCCTCTCTACGGTGAAGAACTCAAGAGAATGCTTCCAATCGTAATGGAAGGACAGAGTGATACAGCAACTTTTGACACAGTACTTGAGCTGCTATTCCTTGCTGGACGAAGCCTTCCCCATGCTGTGATGATGATGATTCCAGAAGCTTGGTCTAAGAACAAAGATATGGATCCCGACAAACGTGCATTCTACGAATACCATGCTTGCCTCATGGAGCCCTGGGATGGTCCCGCTGCAATCGCCTTCAGTGATGGTAGGATTATCGGTGCAACTCTTGACAGAAATGGTCTAAGACCAGCACGTTATATTGTTACCAAAGATGATGATATAATTATGAGCTCGGAAGCTGGAGTTTTGAATACTCCTCCTGAAGATGTAGTTGTATCCGACCGTCTGCGTCCAGGTAGGATGTTACTAATTGATATGGAGAAAGGACAGATTCTTGATGATGAAGAAATCAAGAAACAAATCTCTACACAAAAGCCTTACAAAAAATGGGTTGATGAGAATCTGATTCGATTGAGTGAATTGCCTGCAACCAATTCGGCAACTAACCCTAATCACGATACTATCTTGGAAAGACAGAGAGCTTTTGGTTACACAAACGAAGAAGTATTTACAGCTCTCAAACCGATGGCGATCAATGGTGAAGAAGCAATAGGATCAATGGGTGAAGACACGGCACTACCCGTTCTCTCTGATAAACCTCAATCTCTTTTCAAATACTTCAAACAATCCTTTGCACAAGTTACCAATCCACCGATTGATCCAATCCGGGAAGAGCTTGTTATGGAGCTTACTACTTATATAGGTCCTGAAAAAAACCTCCTAGATGAGAGCCCAGAGCATTGTCGAAGATTAGAACTTGAGCATCCGATTCTAAGCAATGATGATTTTGAGAAAATCAAACATATCAAAGAAGGACAACTCAAATCCTTTACGATAGAAATACTTTTTGATCCGAACAAAAAGCACGATATGCGCAATAGCTTAGAGAAGGCTTGCAACAAAGCAGCAGATGCAGTTCGAGATGGCCACAATATGATTATTCTATCCGATAGAGGGCATAACAAAGACAAGGCGGCAATTCCAAGTTTACTTGCCGTTTCAGGTATGCATCACTATTTGATTCGAGCAGGTCTCCGAACGAAAACAGGAATCGTGATTGAGTCGGGTGAACCTCGTGAAGTATCTCACTTTGCTCTATTGTGCGGATATGGAGCGAATGCTATCAATCCTTATCTAGCTTTTGAAACACTTGCAGATCTCGTCAAAGAAGGCGTTATGCCAGAAGTGGATTTCAAAACTGCAAAGAAGAATTATATCAAATCCATTGGTAAAGGACTATTCAAAATTTTTAGTAAAATGGGAATCTCCACTCTGCAATCTTATTGTGGAGCACAGATTTTTGAAGCGGTTGGTTTGGATTCCGAATTGGTCAATAATTACTTTACTGGAACTGCAACTCGAATTGAAGGCTTGTCTAGTGAAATGTTGGAAGAAGAGACGGTTCGTAGACATAAAAATGCTTATGACTCAACTTTTTTCCCTGGCAATCTTGAACCTGGTGGCTTCCACTACTATAGAAGAAATGGTGATGCCCATCTTTATAATCCTTTAACAGTTCATAAATTGCAGGAAGCAACCAAGCATAATGACTATAAAGTTTTCAAAGAGTATTCCAATCTAATTGATGATCAGAATGAGAAATTAATTACACTGCGATCTCTTTTCAAATTGGACACAGCTCATAGCAAACCAATTCCGATTGAAGAAGTAGAATCTACCAAAGAAATCGTGAAACGATTTCAGACTGGTGCTATGAGTTTTGGATCTATATCTTGGGAAGCTCATACAACTCTTGCAATCGCCATGAATCGCATCGGAGCCAAATCGAATACAGGTGAAGGCGGCGAAGATCCAATTCGTTTCAAAACTCTGCCGAATGGTGATTCTATGCGATCTTCGATCAAGCAAGTTGCATCTGGAAGATTTGGTGTAACCGCAGATTATCTCGTAAACGCAGATGATATTCAGATCAAGATGGCACAGGGCGCCAAACCAGGAGAAGGTGGTCAGCTCCCAGGACACAAAGTTGATAAATACATTGGTCAACTTCGTTATAGCACACCTGGTGTAACTTTGATCTCTCCCCCACCCCATCACGATATCTATTCAATTGAAGATTTGAAACAATTGATCTTTGATCTGAAGAATACCAATCCAAGAGCTCGAGTGAGCGTGAAGCTCGTATCTGAAGTTGGTGTAGGAACAGTAGCCGCAGGAGTGGCTAAGGCAAAAGCTGATCATATCCTCATTGCAGGACATGAAGGTGGAACTGGAGCATCTCCTGTATCTTCCATTCACTATGCTGGAACTCCTTGGGAGATAGGACTTTCCGAAACTCATCAAACGCTAGTTGCGAATGGGCTTCGTGATCGAGTTTATCTTGCAGTAGATGGTAAGATCATGACAGGAAAAGATGTGATTATCGGAGCACTACTCGGTGCTGAAGAATTCGGTTTTGCTACATCTGCACTAGTTACAATGGGATGTATCATGATGCGAAAATGTCATCTCAATACCTGCCCTGTTGGTGTTGCGACTCAAGATGAATTCCTTAGAAGCAAATTCCTTGGTAAACCAGAATATGTAGTGAACTTTATGTTCTTCATTGCCCAAGAAGTTCGCGAATATATGGCAGCACTCGGATTCAAAACTTTCAAAGATATGATTGGACATGTGGAAAAAATCAAATTCAACAGACCTCATCATCACTGGAAAGCGAGAGGATTGGACTTTTCTAAAGTATTGCATAAACCAGTTCCGAATTTCCCAACTGAGTTCCATAGAACTAAAGAACAGAATCATGGACTTGCGGCACAAATTGATAACGAAATGATTCGCAAATCATTAGCCGCAATCGACCACAAACAATCTGTTCGCTTCCCAATGGAGCTAACAAACCTTAATCGAACCGTCGGGGCTATGCTATCGGGTGAAGTTGCGAAGAAATATGGAACAGAAGGCTTACCAGAAGATACTATCCAAGTGGATTTCACGGGAACTGCTGGACAGAGTCTTGGAGCCTTCCTATCCAAAGGAATCACCTTTAGAATGGTAGGCGAAGCAAACGACTATGTAGGAAAAGGATTGTGTGGTGGTAAGATCATTATCAACCCATCAACAAAAGTTACTTTTGATCCATCACAAAACATTGTAATCGGAAATACTTGTTTCTATGGCGCAACGAGTGGCCAAGCTTTCATACACGGGATTGCCGGTGAAAGATTTGGAGTTCGTAACTCTGGTGCGGAAGTGGTAGTTGAAGGTGTTGGTGATCACGGTTGCGAATACATGACAGGTGGCAGGATGATCGTTCTTGGTAAGACCGGACGTAACTTTGCAGCAGGAATGTCCGGTGGGATTGCGTATATATGGGATCTCGATCAAGCATTCAAGACAAGGGTGAACCCAGAGATGGTCGACTTAGATCCGTTAGTTGAAGATGCAGAGATCAACTATGTAAAATCTATGATCCAGCAACAATTTGACTATACACAATCTCCGAGAGCCAAAGCGATTTTGGATAATTGGAAAGAGAACGTGAGTAAATTCATAAAAGTGATTCCACGTGATTACAAGAAAGCTCTTCTCAATGCCCAGAACGAACTAAACGAATCCAATGGAAAACAAAACTCAAAAGAAGGAGTGACCGCAAATGGGTAA